The sequence TGCGTTCAGTTGGCAGCTCGCTCGGGGAATGATGCGAAATCGGTAGTTACGGAGATGCGTGTGATGACGGACAGCCAGCGCCGGAAGGGGCTCATAGCCAGCGCCACGCTGCTCGGGGGCGTACTCACGCTCGCAGCGTGTGGCGGCAGCACAGCAGCTGACCAAGGCGACGGCGGCGCTGACGGGCCCCGGCACGAGAACACCCAGCAGGTGGACGAGGCGGCCGCGAAGGACGCCTCGCAAGCCAAGATCAAAATTCTGCCGGAGGACGGCGCGACCGGTGCCGGCGTCAACAACGACGCCAAGGTCACGGTCAGTGCCGGAAAGCTCACCGACGTCACCCTGACCTCGGCCGAGTCCAAGCAGAAGGTCGGCGGAACCCTCTCCGCCGACGGCACCTCCTGGAAGCCGGACAAGGCGCTGGACCGCTCGACGAAGTACAAGGTCACCGCGCATGCGAAGGACTCCCGCGGGCGCACGGCCGTGGAGAACTCCAGCTTCACCACCGTCGCCCCGGAGAACAGCTTCGTCGGGAACTTCACGCCGGAGAACGGCTCGACCGTCGGCGTCGGTATGCCGGTGTCGATCAAGTTCGACAAGCCGGTCAAGAACAAGGCCGCCGTCCAGTCCGCGATCAAGGTCGCGTCCAGCAGCAACCAGCAGATCGTCGGCCACTGGTTCGGTGACAAGCGGCTGGACTTCCGCCCCCAGGAGTACTGGAAGGCGCACTCCAAGGTCACCTTGAAGCTCGGTCTCGACGGTGTCGAGGCGTCGCCGGGCGTCAAGGGCATCCAGAACAAGACGGTCAGTTTCAACGTCGGTCACTCGCAGGTCAGCACCCTCGACTCCGCGGAGCACGTGATGTACGTGGTGCGGGACGGCGAGCTCATCCAGACCCTCCCGGTCTCGGCCGGCAGCGACGACCATGCGACCTACAACGGCCAGATGGTCATCTCCGAGCGGTTCGAGCAGACCCGGATGGACGGCTCGACCGTCGGCTTCAAGAAGAAGGACGGCAAGGGCGAGTACGACATCCCCGATGTGCCGCACGCCCAGCGCCTGTCGGACTCCGGCACCTTCATCCACGGCAACTACTGGGGCAAGGGCGTCTTCGGCAAGGCCAACACCAGCCACGGCTGCATCGGCCTGGAGGACGCCAAGGGCGCCAAGGACCCGAAGACGCCCGGCGCGTGGTTCTACAACAACTCGCAGATCGGCGACGTGGTGGACGTCGTCAACTCGCCTGACCAGACCGTCAAGCCGGACAACGGCCTGAACGGCTGGAACATGGACTGGTCGCAGTGGGTGACCGGCAGTGCGGTGCCGGTGCAGTAGTCCGGACTGGCCTGCTGCCCGGCTGCCCGGCATTCCGGTTGTCCGGCAGTCGGGCATTCCGGCTGCCCGACGTGGGACGGCTGGACAGCCGGTGGTGATTCCGCCATGAAGTGACCGACGCCCGGTGGCGCCCCGATCAGGGCACCACCGGGCGTCGTGGTGGCTGCGCGGAGGCCCCGCCGCCGACCATCACCGCGATGCGGGCCAAACCCACCGTGGTGCGGGCCCCGAACCACCGGGAGGTGGGCCCCGAACCACCGCGATGCGGGCCCCAGCCACCGCCCAGCCACCGGGACGCGGGCCCCGAGGCGCCCTCCGTACAGTGAGCGGGTGAGTGAGCGCAGGAGCAAGGGACGCGGGAGCGACGGGCGCGGGAGCGAGGGACGCGGAAGCAAGGGACGCCGGAGCGAAGGACCCGGTGGGCCGTCGTCGGCGGACGCGGCTCGTGAACTGGTCGGGCAGGTGCTCGGCAGCGTCCGCTACGCGCCGGACGGTGCGCAGGCCGAGGACGCTATCGAGGCGGGCGCCTCGATGCTGGCCGCGGCCGAGGCCGGCTGGGAGGCGGTGAGCGCGGCGGTGGTCGCCGCCGCCGTGGCGGGCGTGCGGCAGTGCTGGGCGGGTGGCTGGCAGCCCGCCGACCTGGAGCGGATCGTCCGACGGGACGCATCCGGCACATCAGTCACATCCGGCGCATCCGACGCCTCCCTGGTGGCCGTGGTCGTCGACGCCGTCGCGGCCGACGCGGCCCGGCCGCCGGCCCCGCGGCCTGTCCGGGACACCCGCTGGGCCGAGCAGCTGCGGCAGCTCGGTGCCGAGGTCTGGTGGGCGTCCGACGCCGGCTACCTCGACGCACTGGCCAAGCGCCGCCGCGCCTCCCGCTTCGAGACCGCGTACGACCTACTGACGGCGCTGCGCGCGCTCGCCCGCCTGCCCCGAATCACCCCGCTGCCGGCCCCGCCGCAGCCCGGCCGGGGAAACGGCCCGGCCGGCGCCGCCGCCTCACGTGCCCTCGGGCGGATCCGCGGGCTGCTCGCCAAGGCCGAGGCGACCGACTACGCCGAGGAGGCGGAGGCGCTGTCCGCCAAGGCACAGAAGCTGATGGCCCGGCACAGCATCGACGAGGCGCTGCTCGACAGCGCCGCCGCAGCGGACGGGCAGGCCGGTGGCCCCTCCGCGGTCCGCATCGGCATCGAGGGCCCGTACGAACAGGCCAAGGCGCTGCTGCTCGACGCGGTGGCGGCCGCCAACCGCTGCCAGGCCGTCTGGGCCGCCGACGTCGGCTTCTCGACCCTCGTCGGCTTCGCGCCCGACCTGGAGGCGGCCGAGATGCTCTACACCTCGCTGCTGCTCCAGGCCACCGCCGCGATGCACCGCGCGGGCGACGACCACCATCGCGCTCTCAAGCAGCAGGAGCAGGACCGAGCTCCCAAGGAACGGGGCGGAACCCCCGTCGCCCGCGGCTCCCGCCGTACCCGGGACTTCCGCCAGACCTTCCTCGTCGCCTACGCCGCCCGCATCCGCGACCGGCTCGGGGCGGCCACCGCCGCGGCCACGGCCGCCGCCACCGCCGAGTCCGCCGAAGCGGCCCCCGGCCTCCTCCCGGTCCTCGCCGCCCGCGAACTCGCCGTGGCACAGACCACCGGCGCCCTCTTCCCCGACACCGCCCCGGTCCGCCTCCGCGGCGTACGCGACGCGGACGGCTGGCACCAGGGCAGAGCGGCAGCGGACCGGGCACGACTGGGCGGGGGCGACGGGGAGGGGTGAGCCACGACGAGGCTCCCGTACGCCCTCTACCTACGTGACCCGCGCGCCCCATACGCACGATCCGCGTGTCCGCTAAGACAGCAACCCGCGCTCCAGAGCCGTGATCACGGCCGCCGTGCGGTCCGACACCTCCAGCTTCTTGAAGGCACGCAGGAGATGGGTCTTCACCGTCGCCTCACCGATGAACAGCTCCCGGCCGATGTCGGCATTGGTCAGTCCCTGGCTGACCAGCCGCAGGACCTCGCACTCCCGGGCGGACAGCGGCGGCGGCTCCACCGCCCGCGCCCGGAACAGCTTGGTGGCCAGCGACGGGGTCAGCACGGTCGCCCCGCGCGCCGCGCCGTGGACGGCCTCGATCAGCTCGGCCCGGGAACTGCCCTTGAGGAGATAGCCGGCCGCGCCCGCCTCCACGGCCCGCAGGATGTCGGAGTCGTCCTCGTAGGTGGTGACGATGACCACCTTGCTGCGCGGCGCCTGCCGCAGGATGTGCCCCGTCGCCGCGACCCCGTCCATCCCGCCCATCCGCAGGTCGAGCAGCACGACGTCCGGCAACAGCCGGGTCGCCAGCGTCACGGCTTCCTCGCCGGAGCCCGCCTGCCCCACCACGTCGATGCCCGGGTCGGACTCCAGGATCGCGCACAGGCCCTCGCGTACGACGGGGTGATCGTCGGCGAGCAGCACCCGCACCGCGACCGTGTCCTCAGCGCTCATCATCCGCCGCCTTCCCCCGATGCCCGGCCGCCCTGTCCACGGCCTCGTCCTCGGCCCCGGTCCCGTACGCGGTCTCCTCCCCGGTCCCGTACGCGGTCTCCTCCACGGCCCCGTACGCGGTCTCCTCCACGGGCACCGTCACCTCGACGGTGGTGCCCACCCCCGGCTCGCTCACCACGCTCAGCACCCCACCGGTCTGTGCCACCCGCGCCGCCATGCCCCGCAGCCCGAAGCCCCCGCCGTCCCCCTGGCCCTGCCCCGCCGCACCGCGCTCCTGTTCCCTCCCGGCCGCTCCCGCTGCTGCCGTTCCCGCTGCCACTTCCGCCCCCGCCCCCGCCGCCGCATCGAACCCCTTGCCATCATCGGCAACACGGAGCACGACCTGCCCCGCGTCGTACCGGAGCATCAGCTCCACCGCGCGGGCATCGGCGTGCTTGCGCACATTCGCCCCGGCCTCCTGTGCGGCACGCAGCAGTACGACGTTGACCGCCATCGGCAGCGGCCGCTCGTCCCCCTCGACGGCGAACCGCACCAACAGCCCGCTCTCCGCGATCAGCCCGTCCGCCTGCCGCCGCAGCGCCTGCGCCAAGGAGCTCTCCTGCAGGGACGCGGGCGTCCGGTCGGCCACGAAGGCGCGCGCCTCGACCAGGCTCTCCTTGGCCACCCTCCCGACCAGCGCGAGGTGCTTCCGGGCGACGGCGGGGGCGCCCTCCACCTCCGAATCCGCGGCCTGCACCAGGCTGATGATGCTGGTCAGGCTCTGGGCGAGGGTGTCATGGATCTCCCGTGCCAGCCGCTCGCGTTCGGCGAAGATCCCGGCCTGGTGCGACAGGCGGGCCACCTGCTCGCGGTTCCGCCGCAGCTCCTCGATCAGTTCGGCGTGCTCCTTGTTCTGCCGTACGACGCGTTTGATCCACAGCCCGAGGAGTGCCGACAGGGCGATCCCGAGCAGCGACGCCAGCAGCACGAACAGCACGGTCGGGCCCGCGGCGCCGCCGCGCAGCCACAGGATCGTCACGGGGACGAGATTGCCGAGAACGCCGGCCACCAGCGCCGGCCTGGTCGCCAGACTCATCATCAGCATCGGGATGAGGGCGAACAGCGCGAAAGAGCTCATCAGATCGACGGCAGTGGCGACCCCGAACAGCACGAAGAGTCCGACGGGGAAGACGATGTTCCGCCGGTCGCTCTCATGACGCAGCATCAACGGCCGCCCGAGCCCCGCATACCAGGGCACGATCAGCGTCAGCGCGGCGATGGCGATTACCCGGCCGCCCTCCGGGACCCCGGAAACCTCGGAACCCGCAGAGGCCCCGGAGGCGAACAGCAGCCCCGTGGTGACCAGGTAGCAGATCACGAAGTAGCTGTCCCACAGCCCGAACCAGCGCACCCGCGCCTCGGGCGCGTGCCGCGCCTCAGCCGTCACCGTGTCCCCCTGGATACCACTGTGTCCCCCTGGATATGAGCACCGCGCACCTGGAAGCGGGTGCGGCCGCGCGCCCAGTCCTATCACCCTGCTCCCGGTGCCGCGCTGTCCACCGACCGGTGGACAGCCGAATCCACCGGTCGGTCGTCCCGCAGCAACCTGCCTTCCCCATAACGTCGTTGATGCCCCCTCCGCGGACCTCGGAGAAGACCCAGGGAAAGGCCTAGGACAAGACCCCGGAAAGGCCTCGGGAAAGGCCCCGGACAGGTCCCTGGACAGGAACGGGGAAGAGAATCCGCAGACCGTCGGGAATTCCCGCAAGGGGAACCCTCCGAACCGCAGCGCACCCGCCGAGCAAGAGAATTCGCAGCACCGCAGAAAGGCCCGGATTTCCATGGACCACCTGAGTCAGTTCGCCGCTGCTCTCATCGCCAGCGCCACCATCCTCACCATCATCCTGGCGACCGACCTGGGCCGCCGCCGGGTCACCAACATGCGCATGCTGCGCTCCGTGATAGCGGTCGGCATCATCATTCCGCTCTTCGTGCACTCCTTCCCGACGTCCGGGAACGCGCCTTCATTTCAGCTCATAGGCTGTGGCGTGGGCGTGATCTGCGGCCTGATCGCCGGCGTACTTCTCCCCGCGCACCGCGGCAGTGACGGCCAGATCTACACCACCGGCGGATTCGGCTACGCCCTGGTCTGGGTCGTCCTTTCCTCCGCCCGCGTCCTTTTCGCCTACGGTGCCGAGCACTGGTTCGCCGAAGGCCTGATCCGCTTCAGCATCGAAAACCAGCTCAGCGGCCCCGATGTCTACGCCAATGCCTTTGTCTTCATGTCACTCGCCATGGTTCTCACCCGGACCGCGGTCCTCGTGACAAAGCGCCGCCGTATCCGTCACGCGGCCACCGACCCGGCAGCCACGGAGCAGCCGGCTGCGGTCTGACGGCTCCCCTTTCCCCCGCCGCCGCTCGCAGCGTCCTTCTGTGCTCCATTGCCGGCTGATTGAACGCACACCTCCGGTTGGCCGTACAGATAGCGACGGCGCCGACCTCCCGAGTCCGGTCCGCCGCGCCACCACCGGGCCTCGCACGGAAGGACCTTCGGGTTGTCGCACTTCACGCGCTCTGACCAACTGCCACAGGAGAAGAAGGCACCCCCGACCGGGGACTTGCCGCACGACGGCCCCCACAGCCCCAACGGCCCCCCGGAGCACGCACGGGATGCCAGGGACGCGCCGGATGCCGTGGCCACGCCAGATGCCGCCGCCCGGGCTGCCGTGCCCGCGCCGGACACCACGGCCACGGCATCGGAACAGAAGTCCGCCCCGGAACAGAAGTCCGCCCCGGAAGAGAAGTCCACTCCGGCCAGGCCCACGGACCACGCCACCACCCCGGACAAAGCCACCGACCACGCCCCCCTCCCCACCCACGGCTGGCGCGCCCGCCACCCGGCCGTGGCGCGGGCAGCAGCATGGACCACCACCGTCCTGGCCGCCGCCCTGGTGCTCGTCACCCTCCTCCTGCCGAACGACCCCAACCGCCTCACCCTCGCCGAATTCGTCCGCATACCGGTGGAGGGGATAGCCGGCGCCGCCCTGCTGCTCCTCCTGCCACAGAGGGCACGGCGGTGGGCCGCGGTGCTCGCGGGAGTCGTGCTCGGCCTGCTGACCCTCCTGGACCTCCTCGACATCGGCTTCGTCGAGGTGCTGGGCCGAGGGTTCAACGTGGTGTTCGACTGGGCCCTGCTCGGCGACGGCGCCTCCTTCCTCCAGGACTCCATAGGCCGGACGGGCACGATCGGAGTCGAGATCGCGGCCGTACTCCTCGTCCTCGCCCTGCTCGTTCTCCCCGCACTGGCGGTCGTCCGGCTCAGCAACCTCATGGCCCGACACGCCACCAGGACGGCCGGCACCACCCTCGTCCTCGGTACCGCCTGGGCCCTCTCCGCGGCCCTCGGCCTGCAGATCGCCGGTGCGCCGGTCGCCTCCCGCAGCACCTCCGACCTCGTCCAGGCTCGTATGGACGGCGTGAGCGCGACCCTGAAGGACGAGCGGGCATTCGCCAAGGAAGCGGCGAGCGACCCTTACCACCACACCCCGGGAAGCAACCTGCTCACCGGGCTGCGCGGCAAGGACGTCATCTTCACCTTCATAGAGAGCTACGGACGCAGCGCCGTCCAGGACAGGCTGATGGCTCCGGGCGTCGACGCCACGCTCGCAAAGGGGACCGAACGGCTGCGGGCGGCCGGCTACTCCGCCCGCAGCGGCTGGCTCACCTCGGCGACGTACGGCGGCGGCAGCTGGCTGGGCCACTCCACCTTCCTGTCCGGCCTGTGGATCGACAACCAGCAGCGCTACCGCACCGTCACCGCGGGCGATCACCTGACCCTCACCAGCGCCTTCAAGCGCACCGGAGCCTGGCGCACCGTCGGCATCATGCCCGGCGTCACCAAGAGCTGGCCGGAGGGCAAGTTCTACGGCCTCGACCACATCTACGACTCCCGGGAGCTCGGCTACAAGGGACCCAAGTTCAGCTGGTCGACCATGCCCGACCAGTACAGCCTCGCCGCCTTCGAGCGCCTGGAGCACGGCAAACCGCACGACAAGCCTCTGATGTCCGAGATCATCCTGACCTCCAGCCACAACCCCTGGGCGCCCCTCCCCAAGACGATCGGCTGGGACAAGGTCGGCGACGGCTCCGTCTACAACGGCATCGAGAAGGCCGGCAAGCGCCCCGTGGACGTGTGGCAGCAGACCGACAAGGTGCGCACCGAGTACGGCAAGTCCATCCAGTACTCCCTGAACAGCCTCATCTCGTACGTCGAGAAGTACGGCAACAAGAACACCGTGCTCGTTTTCCTCGGCGACCACCAGCCGGTCGCCAAGGTCTCCGGCGACCACGCCAGCAGGGACGTCCCGGTCGCGATCGTCGCCCATGACCCCGACGTCCTGAAGCGCATCTCCGACTGGCACTGGACGCCCAGCCTCAACCCCGGCCACAAAGCCCCGGTCTGGCGGATGGACACCTTCCGCGACCGCTTCCTGAAGGCCTACGGCTCACACCCCGGCCCCGCCACCACACCTCCGGCCTCCCACACCGGCCGCTGATGCCTGCTGCCAACTGCCCTCAAACGCTCTCCGGCACCCGGGGCTCACCACGGAAAACCTGCGCGGTATGCCAGGTGATGTAGTCGGGGGCGACCTCTGCGCTGCCCCGCTGCGGCCCGACCACGGCCTGTCCGGAGAGGCCGAGCACGTGCTCGCGCGCGGCCCGGCTGTGCCCGATGAACTCCTGGGAGACCGTGATCCGCCGGCCGGGATCCAGGCCCAGCACCCCTCTGTCGAACAGCTTGTGGTGCAGTGAGCACAGGCACAGACAGTTGGCGAGTTCATCGGGCCCGCGGAAGGCCCACCATTGGACGTGGGCGGCCTCCAGCCCGACCGGCACCCGGCCGATCGAACCGTCGAAGCCGCAGAAGGCGCACCGGTATTCGTAGGCGATGAGCACCCGCCTGCGCAGCTCGGCCGCCCGCCGACGCCCCGGGACCGTCCCGGAGGCGACCGGTATCCCCTCCGCCGTCTCCAGGTCGAGCCCCACGGCCGCGGCGATGTCCGGATGGGCCGACGGCGGGAAGTGCCGGTCCAGCAGCAGTTGGGCCAACTGCCCGAGCAACGCCGGATCAGCCGCGAGCGCACCGCGCAGCCCCGCGGCCAGCCGCCCCCGCGCCCCGCTCTCCCGCAGCGCCCGCACCCCTGTCCCCGGACTGCCGTCCCCGCTGTCGGTACGCACCTCCCACACCCCGTCACTGACGAGATGGTGGAACGGATAGGAGGGCGACGTCCGGTGCGTGGGGCCGTAATCCCGCAGCAGCTCGCTCAGCTCGTGCTCGATCTCGGAGTAGCGCATCGGCTGCTGCGGCACATGCTGAAACCGCCCCAACGCATAGAGCATCAGCAACGGCTTGTGCGGCGCCCGCGCTCCGTTCTGCGCCCACTGCCGCAGATTCCCCACCCGCTCCACCCAATCCATAACAGGACTCTAGGCCGAGGCCCCCACGCCAACCATGGAGACGGAGACGGAGACGGAGACGGAGAGGGGGATGGAGACGGAGACGGGGACGGAGACGGGGATGGAGACGGGGATGGAGATGGAGACGGGGACGGGAACAACTCGGAGGCCATCTCACGCGACGCGACAACCACTTGGAAAACCCAAGCACCATGAATACGCTGTGCCCTCATGATCACGAGCGGTGAAAACCACGGGTACGAGCTCTCTATGGACCCGGATCGCCTCGACGTGGAACTAGTGCACCGATGGCTCTCGACGGACGCGTTCTGGGCCCTGGGGCGCACCCGGGAAACCGTCGAAGAGTCGGTGCGCGGCTCGCTGAACTTCGCCCTCTACGACGCCGGCGGCAACCAGGCCGCTTATGCTCGCGTGGTCACGGGACTTGGGACGTGGCTTGCGACAGCAGTTCGCGACCACCTTGCCCCCTACCGGCTCAAGCGCGTTCTCCTGTCGACCCTGGACGCGCACCAGGTCTACGCGAAGGCCGGATTCGTCCCGGTCCCGAACCCCGAGAACTTCATGATCCTCAACGCCGAGGGGTGAGGGGAGCGAACAGTCTGCGGTAACAAATGAGAGCGCAGGCGCTGCTGCCGGCGAAGGCAAGGAAGCGCTGTCGTACCCCTCGTCGGAGTGCAGCTTTCCGGTCCGACGCCTGCCGGGCCCGCGACGCGAGCGAATGGGCGGAATGCCGCACACGAGGGGTACGAGCGCTTGGCCGGTATGCGGCGAAGCGGCGGTGAGCGGTCGTGCTGCCCTCTAGGACATCTAGGAAATCTAGGCGTCTAGGACGTAGGCATACCACTCGGCCGGCGACGAGCCTTCTCCACAACCTCGCGCACCGCATCGGTGACGAGCTGAGGCCGGTTGTTCTGGATGTTGTGGTCGCTCCGTGTCTTGGTGATGTGCTGCGCGCCGGGAAACTGCTGCGCGAGATCTCGCTGCGAGGCACGTTGGGCCCGCCAGAAGACCTGCGGGAAATCCGCCGGAGCATGAACCGGCAGCCGGGCACGGAACGCGTCGGCGTCGAATTCATCCCCGGTCAGCACGACCACCGGGATCTTCGGCACCGTCGGCGCGCCACGCACCTGCCCGAAGACGATCGCGGGACTCTGCCTTTCCACATCTTTCCACTGGGCGATGCGCTTCTTGTCGTCGTTACGGATCAGTGCCAGAAAGGTGCCGAACTGCTGCGGCGTGAGCCGCGATTGCAGAAATTCCGACTCGGCGTCCACGAGGACGAGACCGGACACCTCATGCGGGTACTCACCGGCATAGATCCTGACGATCGGCCCGCCAGCCGACCATCCCGCAAGCACATACGGGCCGGGTACCTTGGCTGCCTTCAGCAGTGCGTGCAGGTCCGCGACATCACCGCGTGCTGTGGTGGGCTGTGCGACCGTCGACGACGTGGTGAACTTCCCGTTCTCCCGCACCGTTCCCGGGCGATCGTAGGAACAGACCCGGGTGAACCGCCCCACCGAGGGATATACGGCAGAACTGCTGGGCTTTCTCCCGCCGCCCGGTCCGGTCACATAGCTCCAGGTGTCCGCGGCCGCGACGAGCCCCGGTACGAGCACGACGGTCGGCGACCCACTGCCATGGCACTCCAGATACATCATGCGGCCATGCCCGATATCGACCAGCCGCCCAAACGACGTCGCGGTCTCCGCGCCGGCGTTCGCCGAGACGGAAGAATGCGTGGTAGATGCACCACAGGCCGTCATGCACAGCGTCGATACGGCCAGAATTCCGGCCCACCCGAGAAAACCTCTTCGCGCGCCACACCCACCCCGGGGGACGATGCCAGAAAGACTCATCTCACTCCGTCGTGATTCTGCGCCAATTCGTCAGGGGGATCCCGACCATGAAATCCGGTGATGGGTCGCATCGAGCTAAGGGTTCAAGGTTCAGGGCTCAGCTCAGGGCTGTCACGGTGCCGTCCGCCGAGGAACAGAAGAACAGAGGAACAGGGGCCTCGGGCGAGAAATAACACCGGGGGGCAACGTATGCGATCTGCCAGACACCGACAACGATGCAGCCTTCGGCGAGTCTTCCCCGGCCGCGATGACCAACAATGACCAATGGCGGCCAACAGCGGCCAACAGCGGCCAACGCCGCCCAGACGCCGACCCAACGATGACCAACGACCGTCACTCAACCGGACTTCTTTACCACTGCCGCCTCCAACCCCATGCTCCCGGAGCGGGCACCGCGGCCGTTTTGATCAGGCGTCGGGCGACCCAGACGCGGGGCGGGGAGTTTCCAGGCGAAGGACAAGGGCACGCAGGGCGCGGAGTTC is a genomic window of Streptomyces sp. Edi2 containing:
- a CDS encoding GNAT family N-acetyltransferase, whose product is MITSGENHGYELSMDPDRLDVELVHRWLSTDAFWALGRTRETVEESVRGSLNFALYDAGGNQAAYARVVTGLGTWLATAVRDHLAPYRLKRVLLSTLDAHQVYAKAGFVPVPNPENFMILNAEG
- a CDS encoding sensor histidine kinase, with product MTAEARHAPEARVRWFGLWDSYFVICYLVTTGLLFASGASAGSEVSGVPEGGRVIAIAALTLIVPWYAGLGRPLMLRHESDRRNIVFPVGLFVLFGVATAVDLMSSFALFALIPMLMMSLATRPALVAGVLGNLVPVTILWLRGGAAGPTVLFVLLASLLGIALSALLGLWIKRVVRQNKEHAELIEELRRNREQVARLSHQAGIFAERERLAREIHDTLAQSLTSIISLVQAADSEVEGAPAVARKHLALVGRVAKESLVEARAFVADRTPASLQESSLAQALRRQADGLIAESGLLVRFAVEGDERPLPMAVNVVLLRAAQEAGANVRKHADARAVELMLRYDAGQVVLRVADDGKGFDAAAGAGAEVAAGTAAAGAAGREQERGAAGQGQGDGGGFGLRGMAARVAQTGGVLSVVSEPGVGTTVEVTVPVEETAYGAVEETAYGTGEETAYGTGAEDEAVDRAAGHRGKAADDER
- a CDS encoding DUF2786 domain-containing protein, with translation MLGSVRYAPDGAQAEDAIEAGASMLAAAEAGWEAVSAAVVAAAVAGVRQCWAGGWQPADLERIVRRDASGTSVTSGASDASLVAVVVDAVAADAARPPAPRPVRDTRWAEQLRQLGAEVWWASDAGYLDALAKRRRASRFETAYDLLTALRALARLPRITPLPAPPQPGRGNGPAGAAASRALGRIRGLLAKAEATDYAEEAEALSAKAQKLMARHSIDEALLDSAAAADGQAGGPSAVRIGIEGPYEQAKALLLDAVAAANRCQAVWAADVGFSTLVGFAPDLEAAEMLYTSLLLQATAAMHRAGDDHHRALKQQEQDRAPKERGGTPVARGSRRTRDFRQTFLVAYAARIRDRLGAATAAATAAATAESAEAAPGLLPVLAARELAVAQTTGALFPDTAPVRLRGVRDADGWHQGRAAADRARLGGGDGEG
- a CDS encoding alpha/beta hydrolase; amino-acid sequence: MSLSGIVPRGGCGARRGFLGWAGILAVSTLCMTACGASTTHSSVSANAGAETATSFGRLVDIGHGRMMYLECHGSGSPTVVLVPGLVAAADTWSYVTGPGGGRKPSSSAVYPSVGRFTRVCSYDRPGTVRENGKFTTSSTVAQPTTARGDVADLHALLKAAKVPGPYVLAGWSAGGPIVRIYAGEYPHEVSGLVLVDAESEFLQSRLTPQQFGTFLALIRNDDKKRIAQWKDVERQSPAIVFGQVRGAPTVPKIPVVVLTGDEFDADAFRARLPVHAPADFPQVFWRAQRASQRDLAQQFPGAQHITKTRSDHNIQNNRPQLVTDAVREVVEKARRRPSGMPTS
- a CDS encoding phosphorothioated DNA-binding restriction endonuclease, with translation MDWVERVGNLRQWAQNGARAPHKPLLMLYALGRFQHVPQQPMRYSEIEHELSELLRDYGPTHRTSPSYPFHHLVSDGVWEVRTDSGDGSPGTGVRALRESGARGRLAAGLRGALAADPALLGQLAQLLLDRHFPPSAHPDIAAAVGLDLETAEGIPVASGTVPGRRRAAELRRRVLIAYEYRCAFCGFDGSIGRVPVGLEAAHVQWWAFRGPDELANCLCLCSLHHKLFDRGVLGLDPGRRITVSQEFIGHSRAAREHVLGLSGQAVVGPQRGSAEVAPDYITWHTAQVFRGEPRVPESV
- a CDS encoding sulfatase, which translates into the protein MSHFTRSDQLPQEKKAPPTGDLPHDGPHSPNGPPEHARDARDAPDAVATPDAAARAAVPAPDTTATASEQKSAPEQKSAPEEKSTPARPTDHATTPDKATDHAPLPTHGWRARHPAVARAAAWTTTVLAAALVLVTLLLPNDPNRLTLAEFVRIPVEGIAGAALLLLLPQRARRWAAVLAGVVLGLLTLLDLLDIGFVEVLGRGFNVVFDWALLGDGASFLQDSIGRTGTIGVEIAAVLLVLALLVLPALAVVRLSNLMARHATRTAGTTLVLGTAWALSAALGLQIAGAPVASRSTSDLVQARMDGVSATLKDERAFAKEAASDPYHHTPGSNLLTGLRGKDVIFTFIESYGRSAVQDRLMAPGVDATLAKGTERLRAAGYSARSGWLTSATYGGGSWLGHSTFLSGLWIDNQQRYRTVTAGDHLTLTSAFKRTGAWRTVGIMPGVTKSWPEGKFYGLDHIYDSRELGYKGPKFSWSTMPDQYSLAAFERLEHGKPHDKPLMSEIILTSSHNPWAPLPKTIGWDKVGDGSVYNGIEKAGKRPVDVWQQTDKVRTEYGKSIQYSLNSLISYVEKYGNKNTVLVFLGDHQPVAKVSGDHASRDVPVAIVAHDPDVLKRISDWHWTPSLNPGHKAPVWRMDTFRDRFLKAYGSHPGPATTPPASHTGR
- a CDS encoding response regulator transcription factor; translated protein: MSAEDTVAVRVLLADDHPVVREGLCAILESDPGIDVVGQAGSGEEAVTLATRLLPDVVLLDLRMGGMDGVAATGHILRQAPRSKVVIVTTYEDDSDILRAVEAGAAGYLLKGSSRAELIEAVHGAARGATVLTPSLATKLFRARAVEPPPLSARECEVLRLVSQGLTNADIGRELFIGEATVKTHLLRAFKKLEVSDRTAAVITALERGLLS
- a CDS encoding Ig-like domain-containing protein is translated as MTDSQRRKGLIASATLLGGVLTLAACGGSTAADQGDGGADGPRHENTQQVDEAAAKDASQAKIKILPEDGATGAGVNNDAKVTVSAGKLTDVTLTSAESKQKVGGTLSADGTSWKPDKALDRSTKYKVTAHAKDSRGRTAVENSSFTTVAPENSFVGNFTPENGSTVGVGMPVSIKFDKPVKNKAAVQSAIKVASSSNQQIVGHWFGDKRLDFRPQEYWKAHSKVTLKLGLDGVEASPGVKGIQNKTVSFNVGHSQVSTLDSAEHVMYVVRDGELIQTLPVSAGSDDHATYNGQMVISERFEQTRMDGSTVGFKKKDGKGEYDIPDVPHAQRLSDSGTFIHGNYWGKGVFGKANTSHGCIGLEDAKGAKDPKTPGAWFYNNSQIGDVVDVVNSPDQTVKPDNGLNGWNMDWSQWVTGSAVPVQ